AATACCTCCGCCGTCGCATTCGACACCCTCCGAAGACAGCCAGGGACCAGGGCCAACGGACGCCGGGCGGGCGTGGCACGCCTCCCGCCCGGCGGTGCGACGACTACTTCGCCGGGACGAAGGACTCGCTCAGCACGTCGATGCCCTCCGCCGTCGCCTTCACGTCGATGCCGGTGAAGCCGGTGTACGGGTAGTGGCCGTCCTGGATCTCCTCGACGAACTCCATGGTGTCGCCGGTGATGACCTTGCCGTCAGCCAGCGTCACGCTGAAGGTGTTGCCCTCGGTGCCCAGCCGCCAGCCGCAGGCGCCCACGTTGGTGGGAGCGGCCGGCTTGTCGCTCGTCTTCGGCCAGATGATGTCCAGCTCGTAGAAGTCCGCGACGGCCACCAGCCAGCGGATGAAGTCCCGCCAGTTGTTGAACGTGACGTAGTAGCCGGCGGGGTTGGGCTGCGAGCCCTGGAGCACGCCCTCCCGGTAGATGTTCATCCGGTAGGGCGAGCCGCCCGGCGCGCCGGTGAAGCTGGGGAGGACGCGCGCGGAGTTCGCCTCGCGGCCCGGGACGATGCTCAGCGTGCTCACCACCTGGTCGCCGGAGCGGGCCTCGAGCTGGAGCGCCCCGTTCACGCCGAGCTTGATCTGCGACTTCTGGCTCCAGCTCGCCGCGCGGCCGAAGGTGCTGGCCAGGCCGTCCGTCTTCACGTCCCGCAGGTTGGAGACGGACAGGCCCGCCTCCGTCTTCGTCAGCTGCGCCTTGCCCTTGGCGCAGCTGGTGATTCCGTCGAACCGCTTCGTGCACGTGCCCTCGGCGTTCGCCTCCTGGCTCGCCACCGTTCCCTCGGGCGCCGCGCTCTCGTCGCCCGCGCAGCCCGCCGTCACACACAGGAACACCGCCGCCAGCAGACGGCTCGTCATCTTGAGCAGCATGTCTCTCCACCTCTTGATTGGAAGGTGCTTCACCGTTCGGAGGCGTCCGCGCCGGACCCGCGGCGCCTCGCGACGGCGCGGAAGCCTTCTGCACCGTTCGAGCCAGAGGGCGTGTCGCATGTATCTCCCCTCTGTATCGACGAGGGGTGGCGCGTGTTTCAGGCGGAGGATGTGGTGTGTGTCGTTACGGCGCCGGAGGGACGTGTGTCTTTGTTTGCAACAGCCCCTGCTGGAGGTCCATGTCGACTTGTCTGGGGGTGAAAGTCATTAACCCGAATCAAGGCGTGGGTGATTTTCGTGTGTCGAAACACGGGGAATGAGGGGCTTCGAGGCGGAGGCTTGTAGCGGCGGAGGTCACTGTCGGGGTCCAGCCGCACGGTGAGTAGGGGGTTGCCAGCGGGGACGTGGACCCGGGATGGTGAGGGGATGATCAACCCGGTCCATCTCTATGCGTGGCAGGCGGCCATCGTCGGGAATGCGCGGCTGGGGGGGCTCGACCTCCGCGCGTTGATGCTGGACGACCCGTGGGTGGCGTCGAACTCCCCCAGCCGGGATGTCTTCCGGGGCTTCGCGCTGGATGGGGACTTCGAGCCCTCGTTCTATGTGTGGCTGGAGAAGCAGCAGGCGCGCGGGTTGAAGGCCCTGCGCACGTTGCGGGCGGTGGACCCGGCGGACTGGGTGCTCAACACCCCGCCCGAGCCGCAGCCGAGGCTGCCGGAGTTCGCGCTCGTCTTCCAAGGAGACGAGGTCGTCTGGTATCGCCACGCCTGGTCCCCGCTCCGGCGCGAGTCACCCGAGGGGCCCTTCGAGGAGTGCTTCGTGCCGGTGCCGGGCGAGTCGCGCCCCGCGACGCGGATTGCGTTGGAGGAGGCGGAGCGGGAGTTGCTCGCGGCCACCCGGGACTACGTCGCGTTCGTCGAGCCCCGGGCGCGCTCGGACGAGCGGACGGACCGGTTCTACGCGGACATGGGGCGCCTGTCGCTCGACCTCCTGTCGGACACGGAGGACGCGTTCGCGCGTCGGCTGGCGGCGCTGCGGGAGGCGGAGCTGAAGGAGTACCGGCGCCGCGCCAAGGAGTGGCATCCGGTCCAGCCCGCGACGCGGGCGATGCGGCCGGTCATCCTGGCGAACGCGGCGAAGTGGCTGGAGCGGGACGACTACCTGCGGGTGATGGAGGCGGCGGGGGCGTCCTGGCGGGCGGTGCGGCTGGCGCGGGCCTCGCAGGACGTCATGCCGCTGAACATGCGCCACGAGCGGACCTCGGAGGAGCAGCTGCCCCCCTTCGTCCAGGCCCCGGGCTACGTCGAGGTCGCGCGGCGCTGGGACTTCGCGGCGGCGGCCGCGCTCAACGCGGCGGTGAACGCGCGGTAGTCGAGCCCTCCGTCACCGGGCGCGGGAGGAGGTCTGTCGCGAGCGGCTGGGAGGCAACCGGCCGGGCGGCGTGCCGCGCCTGGGCCGGTTGCCGGGACGTGACGCGCTCCGTTCAGCGCGCGTGGTGGCGAACGCGGGGACGATGGGCCCGTTCATCCCGCCTTGGCCAGGGCCTTCTCGAGGGTCAGCGGAGGCACCACGTAGCCGGAGGCGATGAGCGTCTCCTCCGTGGCCAGCGCGATGGCGCCGGAGACGGGGCCCGCCTGGGTGGGCGCGGCGTAGGCGCCGATGGCGAGCACCGGCCCGAGCACGGTGAACTCCGCCACGTCGACGCTCGGGGCCGGCTTCTCCAGGACGCCCGGAATCTCCGCCACCCGGGCCTTGAGGGTCTCCATGAGGCCGTGGACGTCCTGGCCGTGAGTGACGGGCAGCTTCACCACGACCTTCCGGTGGGGGTGGTGGCTGAAGTTGGTGATGTTGTCGCTGAACAGGCGGTTGTTGCCCACGGAGATGCGCAGGTTGTCGCCGGTGTCGATGGTGGTGGCGAACAGGCCAATCTCCTGGACGATGCCGCTGACGCCCGCGGCGTTGATTTCGTCACCCACCCGGAAGGGCCGCAGCACGAGCAGGAAGACGCCCGCGGCGAAGTTGGACAGCAGGCCCGACCAGGCCGTGCCGATGGCGATACCGGCGGCGGCCAGCAGCGCGGCGAAGGACGTCGTCTCGAACCCCATCATCCCGAGGATGCCGAGCAGCAGGAGGATGGTGAGGGAGCCGCTGAACAGCGACTCGACGTACCGGATGAGCGTCGCGTCGAACTGGCGCTTCTGCAGGGTGAGGTTCAGCACCCGGCGGAAGCCGTTGATGACCGCGCGACCGATGAACCACAACACCAAGGCGCCCATGGCCTTGAGCAGGAAGGGGAGGGCGTCCGTCAATGCGAGCGTCTTCAGCTGGGTGATGAGGGCTTCCATGGCGTTCCTGAAGCGGCCGGGGTGTCAGGTCCGACTACGGGCCTGCTTCGCGCGCATGGGTTTGCAGGAGGTGGACCAGGAGACGGCGTCAGGCAAGCCCGCGAAGACAGGGGACGTCGAACCGGGTGCGGCCGGAAGGAGGAAGCCTGGACTCTAGAGTGGACGCGTCAGGGGCTGTCATTGACGCGTCAGCACGGGGTCCCCGTGCGGAAGATGACACTCGCCGGGGGAACGCTAGGGCGTGGTGATGAATCGCCAGCCCCGCTCTTGACCCAGGGCGAGCCGCGCGGGGTCGGAGACGGAGGTGCCTCGCAGGTCCACCTCGCGCAGGGCGGAGAGCTGACGCAGCGCGGGGAGGCCCGCGTCGGTGATGGCGGTGCGCGTCAGGTAGAGGGTGCGCAGCCCGCCGGGCAGGTGGGGCAGCACGGTGTCGTCCACGCGCGAGCCCGCGAGGCTGAGCCACGTCAGCGTGGTGAGGCGCGCGAGCGCGTGCGCGTCCGCTCCCTGGAGCCACGTCGCGCCCAGGTCCAGGTGCGTGAGCCGGGGCAGTTGCTGGAGGCGCCCGAGTCCGGAGCCGCTGATGGGGGTCCTCGCGACACGGATGGACTCCAGCTCCTTCAGCTCGGCGAGCTGCCCCAGCCCCAAGTCCGTGAGCAGCGTGCGCTCGGCCCGGAGGGAGCGCAGGTGGGGCAGGGCGCGCAGGGCGGACAGCCATTCGTCGCTGAAGGCGGTGCGGCTGACGTCCAGTTCGCGCAGGGAGGCGCCGAAGGTCCTCAAGGCGTCGGGGCCGACGGGCGTCGCGCTCACGTCGAGCTTCGTGAGGCGGGAGAGGGGGTGGAGTGTCGCGAGCGACGCGTCCGAGACCTCGAGCCCCGACAACGCCAGCCGCTCGAGCGCCACCAGCCGCGCCAGCCCGGGCAGGCCCGCGTGGGTGATGGCCGTGCGGGACACGTCCAGGTCCACCAGCGCCACGAGGGAGGCGACGGTCTCCAGGTCCTGGTCCCCGACGCGCGTGTCGTCGAGGTGAAGCAGCTCCAGGTGGGCGAGCCTCGCCAGGTGCACGAGTCCGGGGCCGCGCACCTTCGTGCGGCTGAGCACCAGTGCCCGGAGGTTCGTCAGGTCCGCGAGCGCGGCGAGCCCGCGGTCCGTCAGCCGCGTGTCACCCAGGTGGAGCGCCTCCAGCGCGCGCAGGGTGCCCACGTGTCCCATGCCGACGTCCGTGAGCCCCGTGCGCGCCAGCCCCAGCCAGACGAGGCCGGGCATCCGTCGCAGGGCGGCGAGGCCGACGTCCGTCACGTGCGTGCCGCTGAGCACGAGCGTGCGCAGGTGCTCGCCGGGAATCACCTCCAGCGCGGAGTCGTCGACCGCCGTGTCGGACAGGTCGAGCCACTCCAGGTGCGGTTGTGTCGCCAGGAGCGCGGGGCCGCGCGCGCCCACCGCCGTGCCCGCGAGCGTGAGCCGGCGCAGGGTGGTGAGCCCCCGCAGGAGGTCGAGCCCCGGGTCCGAGATGGCGGTCTCGTCCAGGCGGAGGACGCGCAGCCGGTCCATCCCCCGCAGGTGGGCGAGCCCCGCGTCGGTGACGCGGGTGCGGTCGAGATGGAGCTCCTCCATCCGCGTCAGCTCGCTCGGGCCGGCGAGGTGGGCATCGCCCACGGTGGTCCCCGACAGGTAGAGCGCGCGCACCGACGTCCCGCTCAGCAGCAGCGCGAACAACGCGGGAGGTGGCGCGCCCACGGTCTCCAGCCCGAGCCCCGGGACCTGGTGCGCGCGCAGCGCCTCGGCGACGGCGCGGGCCTCCTCTTCGTTCGTCACGGGGTGGAGGGGCTCCGCGTACCAGTCACCCTCGGAGGGGGGCTGGAAGCCCGTGGCATCCGTGGTCAGCGTGGCCCACGGGCGTGAGCCACCGTCGGGCTGGCGCAGGAAGGCCGAGAGCACGGGGCGCGGCGCGGGCGCGGGGAGAGGCGCGGCGGGGACGATGGGCGTGGTGGCGCAGCCCACCAGGAGCAACAGCAGACCCGCGATTCTGGATGTTCCACCCCACATGCAGTCACCTCGCGCTCGCATGGGCCCGAGCCAAGGCGCCCCGGGCGTCGAGGTCAACGACAAAGCGAGGCCGGCGCTAGCGAGGAGCGGTG
This sequence is a window from Myxococcus stipitatus. Protein-coding genes within it:
- a CDS encoding mechanosensitive ion channel family protein; this encodes MEALITQLKTLALTDALPFLLKAMGALVLWFIGRAVINGFRRVLNLTLQKRQFDATLIRYVESLFSGSLTILLLLGILGMMGFETTSFAALLAAAGIAIGTAWSGLLSNFAAGVFLLVLRPFRVGDEINAAGVSGIVQEIGLFATTIDTGDNLRISVGNNRLFSDNITNFSHHPHRKVVVKLPVTHGQDVHGLMETLKARVAEIPGVLEKPAPSVDVAEFTVLGPVLAIGAYAAPTQAGPVSGAIALATEETLIASGYVVPPLTLEKALAKAG